The Megalobrama amblycephala isolate DHTTF-2021 linkage group LG18, ASM1881202v1, whole genome shotgun sequence genome segment GATTAGATACAAGACAACCAAGATCTGTTATCTACGCTAAGATTGTACAAACACTATTTATCTGACCAAGTAGGTTTGATTTGGGATAAAGATCCAAACTTCAAATAAGGAGTTTGCATTTGTAAACCATCTGGATTCTTGCAACTGTGTGTTACTGATGCTGttgatttttatataaatcttgactttatttttaatttagagtGTAcaagtattattttaaaaaatgtgagaGTTATTAatgaccccctgtggtgaaaatcaagtctttaaagttgtttattcacaaattcacaagtcaacaccattgctgataTTTTCTCCGTAAAAGTTCagtgaaccaaagacagtctcaaaggtttgaaatcgctggtgtttctgacatcacaaactacctttTAACCAATTATGTCAAAGTGGGTTTAGCAGAGGAGTCTCAAAAGAAGCCATAGGTACATTTTTCTGTTGACATGAAAAATTGTGTACTTTTAGTATTATTGCGggagaattgaaaattgaattgatATATTATGATGTCATGATGAAAATGCCTTTCTCCATGACGTTCTATGAcgttcaaagcgtttgtaaggatgctgatttttagaaggcagaCTGAGATGGTGAACAgtaacatggtttgtgtaacattagaaacacattagctgtttgataacatacaggtgctggtcatataattagaatatcgtgaaaaagttcatttttttattgtaaattattttttaaaatgaaactttcatatattctagattccctacatgtaaagtaaaacatttcaaaacttttttttttttttaattttgatgattagagtgtacagctcatgaaagtccaaaatccagtatctcaaaatattagaatatttcctaagatcaatcaaaaaatggattttcaaaacagaaaagttcaagttctttaaagtttgttcatttgtgcactcaatacttggtcggcagcacatattacagcaaatgacttgctcctagcacaaattacaacATCAGTGAAGTgaggcatggaagtgatcagcctgtggcactgctgaggcactattgagccttcagatcatctatatattgttggatcgactgtttctcatctttctcttgaaaatatcccatagatccaggggtcaggcatgttggctggccaataaaacacagtaatatcatggtcagcaaaccacttggaagtggtttttgcactgtgggcagatgctaaagtcctgctggaaaaggaaatcagcatctccataaagcttgtcagcatatggaagcataaagtgctccaaaatctcctgcattgactttgcacttgataaaacacaatggaccaacaccagcagatgacacggccccccaaatcattactaacttcagaaacttcacactagactttaagcagcttggattctgtgcctctccagtattccttcagactctgggaccatgatttcaacatgaaatgcaaaatttacttttatctgaaaagaggactttcgaccactgttcactgtccagttctttttctccttagcccaggtaagatgcttctgacgttgtttctgtttcagaagtggcttggtagtccttttcctgaagatgtctgagtgtggtgactcttgatgcgctgactccggcttcatttgactcactgtgaagctctcccaagtgtttgactcggctttacttgacagtattctcaagcttgtggtcatccctgttgcttgtccacctttgcctacccaatttcttccttctagtcaactttgcatttaatatgctttgatacatcactctgtaaacagccaccacattcagtaatgaccatctgtgacttactctctttgtggagggtgtcaatgattgtctcctggaccattgccaagtcagcagtcttccccattagtgtggtttcaaagaacaagagatacccagaatttatactgtagggatggtcatttaatgaaactcaaatgtaaatattctaatattttgagatactggattttggactttcattagctgtacgctctaatcaacaaattaaaaaaaaaaaaaaaaaaaaaaaaaaaacttttgaaatgttttactttacatgtagggaatctagtataaatgaaagtttcattttttaaataatttacaataaaaaaattaaatttttcacaatattctaattatatgaccagcacctgtatagtcaagcaaaaggctaatcatattaattaccgttatgtgtccaaTGTTGTAGacagcgataccattgtgcagcgatAACTATTGTAAAGTTGACctagtggatctctgagctgctGTGATTGAGATTTAAAAGTTATGAAGAATTACCTTAAAAAGTCCAGAACTCCAGAAGTTCAGTCCAAGCAGCTCAAATCAAAGTCCTCACAATCTATTTAGCTTTTGGCACTTAATTATCCAAACTTAATGCATCCATAGAAGAACATTGTAACCAAAGCTACTTCTCTCTATGTCTACGTTTACAAATACTCGGTTACTCTGCGGCGGTTGGCGTCCCACTCTGTCTAAAATAGTCTGAATATTTTAACCAAACAGTGTGTCAAATTACAAGGTAAAACCACAGTGTAAGAACTTAAACCTTATTTCATAACTACTAGATAGCAGCTATAAAGACAGCTGTAGAGACACACCAAATCTCATTGCAACGGCACGTATggatgtgccatcctggaggagaTGGACTGTCTGTGCAACCTAATTGGGTTGCAGGTACTGCCTCATGCTACAGGCAGTGACAAGAACCCTAACAAAACCCAAAACTAAAGACAAATCAGTCAGGAAGAATAAAGAGAGAACAAGGGTCTATGGCCACCACCTGCAAAATCATTCACTTTTTGGGGGTTGTCTTGCTGTTGCCTCTACAGTGCACCTGTTGTAACTTTAATTTGCACCAAAGAGGTTGAAACTGATTCACAAACACTTAATTGGACAGATTGATATCCCTGAAGTGTAATTGACTTGTTATACTGTGATGACAGATTTCAATGCAGAAAAGTCTTCAATATCTTAAAGCATCACATCTAAACAGCTCTACGAAAGACTAGTAGTTTTTGTGATATGGATAATGATTTAATAGACCATCTTGTATGACAAATTTACTTTTCAAATTTTTCAATTTCATGTTTTAGAAAACAGAATGGGGCAACAGTGtagaaaaacaaatatttttccatacgTATCCACAGGCACTACAATCAATTTCCACACTTGTCTATATACAGCGCAGTAATGTAGAATATCAAACTATTTTCATGTAAGTGATGGATCTGATCATGAAAGTTTGCTCAATTAGACACCTTCGGGCAATTCTTTTTCTTATGAGTCCGTAAATGAGATATTTGgatgaaactcttcccacacgaAGAGCACtggtacggcttctctccagtatgaattctctcATGAGCTTTCATTTTTTCTGACCGAGAGAAACTCCTTCCACAGTGTGAGCACTtgtacggtttctctccagtatgactTCTCTGGTGATATTTCAGGGTAGCTAAATGAGCGAAAACCTTTCCACAGTTTGAGCACTtgtacggtttctctccagtatgaactctcttATGATCTTTCAAGGATGATGAATGAGTGAAACTCTTTTCACAGTGTGAGCACTTGTgtggtttctctccagtatgactTCTCTGGTGATGTTTCAGGGTAGCTAAATGAGCGAAAACCTTTCCACAGTGTGAGCACTtgtacggtttctctccagtatgaattctctggtgtatttttaatttgtctAATGTagtgaagctcttcccacagtcGAAGCACACATAAGGTCTCACACCAGTATGAATAGTTTGGTGAACTTGTAAATGTTGCGGTTGTGAAAACCTCTTTTCACAAATAGAACAAAAGTGAGGCTTCACACCAGCATGAACTTTAAGGTGTCTTCttaagtcttgtttaaaaacaaatgttttatcaCACTGATCACAGCTGAACGATCTCACTCCAGAGTGACAGCGCAGATGATTATTGAGAGAGGTTTTgcgactgaaactctttccacactgagtgcatgtgaacggtttttctccagtgtgaattctcatgtgcacATTTAAGTGTCCTTTTTGAATGAAACTATTTCCACACTCAGAGCAGGTGAAAGATCCTTTGACTCCAGATTTTTCAGCTTGTTTTTGCATGAAATTCTCTTCAGTCTTTGAAACAACTGCATTTCCatcttcattttttaaatgaggTTTTTGAAACAGATGTTGTTTGCCAATTTTATATGTCAGTTTCCCATCTTCATTTGTGAAATGATGAGGTTTATCTTCATTCACTTCCAACGGGTCTAAAATCAACGTCGATAAATCAgcaacaaagaaacaaaagtttatttttaattttgcacAAATCTAGTTTACTGCTGTGCTGAGTCTACTAGTATCTAGTTTTAGATGTATTGTTGTTTATCAGTTTTCATCTTAATGTTCCTCATCAGTCATTAAAGAGAATAAAGGAAAACACCAACCTATTTGTTCCTCTGTATCTTCATCTTTTATTCTGCAGGGTTCTTCCTCAAACTCCATATTTACAATAGTATGTCAGGAGTTTCTCCTGGAGTAATTCCTCCTGCTTGTTTTCTCTTCTCCTGTGGGAAAATGGGAATATCCCCCAGCATTTAATCTCTCACGACGAACTCTCTTTGCTAAGAATCAATTTAACTCCTCTAACTGAATTTTATGTTGGTCTtactttaaatatgatttacatGCATTAAAAACTCTGTTTACCACGTTTCAttacataaaatgaaaacacaactcataatctttaaaaactgtaatgtgaaaAACTAGTCAAAAACGAGTTTATGTTTCACGAACGTAATGTACAATATCAGTCGATTAATTTCTGAGCGATTCACTAAATAAACTGACTCGTTTAATCGTTTGGATTTAGATTTCTcctaataaattataaaaaaaaataatctactTAGTCTGAAAAACATCAGATTCAGCGCAGATTGAACGGCTGTGTTCCACTTCACATGTTTATGTTCCCTTCCCTCGCtcacttctcttcttctcctaGACTCGGATGTGTGTCATTGCTTCAGTTGCACGAGCGCCCTCTACTGGCAGAACCCAATCTTCGTTAAACTAACCTTCATAGAGTAGATACAAGACAACCAAGATCTGTTATCTACGCTAAGATTGTACAAACACTATTTATCTGACCAAGTAGGTTTGATTTGGGATAAAGATCCAAACTTCAAATAAGGAGTTTGCATTTGTAAACCATCTGGATTCCTGCAACTGTGTGTTACTGATGCTGttgatttttatataaatctttactttatttttaatttagagtGTACaagtattataaaaaaaatgtgagaGTTATTAatgaccccctgtggtgaaaatcaagtctttaatgttgtttatatgtctatgtggtgttttaatatgctttcaGACAAATTCAccagtcaacaccattgctgagtattttctccttaaaagttcagtgaaccaaagacagtctcggaggtttgaaatcgctggtgtttctgacatcacaaattaccttgtaaccaatcacgtcaaagTGGGCTTAGCAGGGCGTCTCAAGAGAAGCCATACTGGTACATTTTTCAGTTGATATgaaaaaggctaatcatattaattaccgttatgtatCTGATGTTGAAgagagcgataccattgtgcagcgtttactaTTGTAAAATTGACCCAGTGGATctctatatattattatattatattatttatactgtGATGACATAGATTTCAATGCAGAAAAGTCTTCAATATCTTAATGCATCACATCTAAACAGCTCTACGAAAAAGTAGTTTTTATGATATGGATGATTTAATAGACCATCTTGtatgacaaatttatttttcaaaattttcaaTTTCATGTTTTAGAAAACAGAATGGGGCAACAGTgtagaaaacaaatatttttccatacatATTCACAGGATACAACCAATTTCCACACTTGTCTATATACAGCGTAGGAATGTAGAATATCAAATTATTTTCACGTAAGTGATGGATCTGATCATGAAAGTTTGCTCAATTAGACACCTTCGGGCAATTCTTTTTCTTATGAGTCCGTAAATGAGATATTTGgatgaaactcttcccacacgaAGAGCACtggtacggcttctctccagtatgaactctctcATGAGCTTTCATTTTTTCTGACCGAGAGAAACTCCTTCCACAGTGTGAGCACTtgtacggtttctctccagtatgactTCTCTGGTGATGTTTCAGGGTCCCTAAATGAGCGAAAACCTTTTTACAGTGTGAGCACTtgtacggtttctctccagtatgaattctctgGTGTATTTTTAATGTGTCTAATGTagtgaagctcttcccacagtcaAAGCACACATAAGGTCTCACACCAGTATGAATAGTTTGGTGAACTTGTAAATGTTGTGGTCTTGAAAACCTCTTTCCACAATTAGAACAAAAGTGAGGCTTCACACCAGCATGAACTTTAAGGTGTCTTcttaaattttgtttaaaaacaaatgatttAGCACAATGATCACAGCTGAATGATCTCACTCCAGAGTGAGAGCGCATATGCTCTTTGAGAACGTTTTTCTGAGTGAAAccttttccacactgagtgcatgtgaacggtttttctccagtgtgaattctcatgtgtctCTTAAGGTTTGATATCTGTGTGTAACTTTTTCCACACTCAGAGCAGGTGAAAGATCTTTTGACTCTAGATTTTCCAGcttgtttttgtgtgaaattctCTTCAGTCTTTAAAACAACTGCATTTCCatcttcattttttaaatgaggTTTTTGAAAAAGATGTTGTTTCCCATCTTCATTTGTGAAATGATGAGGTTTGTCTTCATTCACTTCCATCAGGTCTAAAATCAacatattaaattcaatttaaaaaaagataaatcagcaacaaagaaattaaagttcatttttaattttgcaaaAATCTAGTTTACTGCTGAGTCTACTATAGTTTTAGATGTATTGTTGTATATCAGTTTTCATCAAGTCTTTAAAGAGAATGAAGGAAAACACAAACCTATTTGTTCCTCTGTATCTTCATCTTTTATTCTGCAGGGTTCTTCCTTAAACTCCATCTTTACAATAGTATGTCAGGAGTTTCTCCTGGAGTAATTCCTCCTGTTTGTTTCTTCTCCTGTGGGAAAATGGGAATATCCCCCAGCATTTAATCTCTCATGATGAACTCTCATTATTAAGAATCAATTCAACTCCTCTAACTGATTTTTATGTTGGTCCTACTTTAGATATGATTTACATACATTAAAAACTCTGTTTACCAGGTTTCAttacataaaaattaaaacaactcATAATCTTTACAAACTGTAATGTGAAAAACTAGTCAGAAACGAGTTTATATTTCACGAACGTAATGTACAATATCAGTCGATTAATTTCGAATTTCTGAGTGATTCACTAAATAAACTGACTCGTTTAGTCGTTTGAATTTAGATTTCTcctaataaatgataaaaaaataataatcttacAGTCTGAAAAACAGCAGATTCAGCGCAGAATGAACGGCTGTGTTCCacttctcatgtttatgttccCTTCCCTCGCgcacttctcttcttctcctaGACTCGGATGTGTGTCATTGTTTCGGTTACACGAGCGCCCTCTACTGGCAGAAACCAATCTCCGTTAAACTAATCGGCATAGAGATACAAGAATGTTGTCTGTTATCTACGCTAAGATTTTACAAACACTATTTATCTCACCAAGTAGGTTTGATTTAGGATAAAGATTAAAACTTCAAATATCTGCTAAGCAAAATATCTGTTTGCAATTGTAAACCACCCGGACCATCAACCAACCAACCTGAAACTGTTACTGATGTTGTTGATTTTAATATAAATcttgactttattttttaatttagactgtacaagtattatttaaaaaatgtgagtTTTTAATGACCCCCTGTaatgaaaattaagtttttaatgttgtttatatgtctatgtggtgttttaatatgctttcaGACATGAGCAAATTCACAagaccattgctgagtattttcttcttaaaagttcagtgaaccaaagacagtcttaaaaacatgattttaaatcgctggtgtttctgacatcacaaactaccttgtaaccaatcacgttgAATTGTGGATGCGGCTTTAGCTTATCATTAATGCTAACAAAGCAGGagagtctcaagagaagccatattggtacatttttctgttgatatgaaaaatcatgtACTTTTAGCAATACAGTGTAAGAAATTATATGTATGGTGTTtattatgatgttatgatgaatatgcctttctccactgaggTTCTGTGATGTTCAAAGCTTTTTTAAGGATGCTAATTTTTAGAAGGCAGATTGAGATGGCAAGTTTGTGTGAATAAAGGCAAAACGCACAAGTTATGGTACCTTCAATGACTTTAGATGGCAATATCGCTTCTTTATAGCAGAAACAATCTGCTGCAGAAAAACTTAAGTACcatgcaaaatataatgtgtatttgcattactcatcacaaatgtattggagtaaaaagtacatttacttcaagtagagagtaaaagttgctacTATCTTTGATAATCGgtacaactacaaagtaattagttactgtacttaagtacagtaactaattacatttactgaaATACTTTACATGTGTAGGAACCCTGAGAATATCAAACTATTTAAATGTAAGTGATGGATCTGAACATGAAAGTTTGCTCAATTAGACACATTCAGGCAATTCTTTTTCTTATGAGTCCGTAGATGAGATATTTGgatgaaactcttcccacatgaaaaacactgatacggcttctctccagtatgaactctctcATGAGCTTTCATGTCTTCTGACCGAGAGAAACTCCTTCCACAGTGTGAGCACTtgtacggtttctctccagtatgaactctctgATGTCTTTTTAAGTAGCTGGATGTAatgaagctcttcccacagtcaGAGCACAAATGAGGTCTCACACCAGTATGAATACGCTGGTGCACTTTTAAATGTTCCAGTAGTGTAAAACTCATTCCACAAAAAGAACAAATGTGAGGCTTCACACCAGAATGAATTTTAAGGTGTTTTCTTAAGCCTGatgccaaaacaaatgttttatcaCACTGATCACAGCTGAATGATCTCACTCCAGAGTGAGAGCGCAGGTGATCATTGAGAAAGCTTTTctgagtgaaactctttccacactgagtgcatgtgaacggtttttctccagtgtgaattctcatgtgaacaATAAGGTTTTCTTTCtgaatgaaactctttccacactgagtgcatgtgaacggtttttctccagtgtgaattctcatgtgcacATTTAAGTGTCCTCTACGtatgaaactcttcccacactcaGAGCAAGTGAAAGATCTTTTGACTCCAGATTTTCCAGcttgtttttgtgtgaaattctCTTCAGTCTTTGAAACAACTGCATTTCCATCTTCAtttttgaaattatgagatTTTTGAAACAGATGTTGTT includes the following:
- the LOC125253155 gene encoding gastrula zinc finger protein XlCGF52.1-like — encoded protein: MEFEEEPCRIKDEDTEEQIDPLEVNEDKPHHFTNEDGKLTYKIGKQHLFQKPHLKNEDGNAVVSKTEENFMQKQAEKSGVKGSFTCSECGNSFIQKGHLNVHMRIHTGEKPFTCTQCGKSFSRKTSLNNHLRCHSGVRSFSCDQCDKTFVFKQDLRRHLKVHAGVKPHFCSICEKRFSQPQHLQVHQTIHTGVRPYVCFDCGKSFTTLDKLKIHQRIHTGEKPYKCSHCGKVFAHLATLKHHQRSHTGEKPHKCSHCEKSFTHSSSLKDHKRVHTGEKPYKCSNCGKVFAHLATLKYHQRSHTGEKPYKCSHCGRSFSRSEKMKAHERIHTGEKPYQCSSCGKSFIQISHLRTHKKKNCPKVSN
- the LOC125253168 gene encoding gastrula zinc finger protein XlCGF7.1-like, yielding MEFKEEPCRIKDEDTEEQIDPMEVNEDKHNHFTNEDRKLLTYKNEDKQHLFQKSHNFKNEDGNAVVSKTEENFTQKQAGKSGVKRSFTCSECGKSFIRRGHLNVHMRIHTGEKPFTCTQCGKSFIQKENLIVHMRIHTGEKPFTCTQCGKSFTQKSFLNDHLRSHSGVRSFSCDQCDKTFVLASGLRKHLKIHSGVKPHICSFCGMSFTLLEHLKVHQRIHTGVRPHLCSDCGKSFITSSYLKRHQRVHTGEKPYKCSHCGRSFSRSEDMKAHERVHTGEKPYQCFSCGKSFIQISHLRTHKKKNCLNVSN